A region from the Populus trichocarpa isolate Nisqually-1 chromosome 18, P.trichocarpa_v4.1, whole genome shotgun sequence genome encodes:
- the LOC112324966 gene encoding glucosamine 6-phosphate N-acetyltransferase isoform X2 gives MDAEHKFGVRKLEILDKSKGFIELLQQLTICDSVSYKEFEERFQEISSYGDDHLICVIEDVRSGKIIATGSVFIEKKFLRNCGKVGHIEDVVVDSAARGMQLGKKIIEFLTDHAHSMGCYKVILDCSLENKAFYEKCGYKQKEVQMVKYFI, from the coding sequence ATGGATGCTGAGCACAAGTTTGGAGTCCGGAAACTAGAGATATTAGATAAAAGCAAAGGTTTCATAGAGCTATTGCAACAATTAACCATTTGTGATTCTGTTTCGTATAAGGAGTTTGAAGAGCGTTTTCAAGAGATCAGCTCATATGGTGATGACCATCTTATTTGTGTGATCGAAGATGTTCGTTCTGGGAAGATTATTGCAACTGGGagtgtttttattgaaaagaagTTCTTGAGGAATTGTGGTAAAGTTGGACATATCGAAGATGTTGTGGTTGATTCTGCCGCCCGAGGGATGCAATTaggaaagaaaattattgaGTTTCTTACAGATCATGCTCATTCAATGGGGTGCTATAAGGTGATTCTTGATTGCAGTCTTGAGAACAAAGCATTTTACGAGAAATGTGGTTACAAGCAGAAAGAAGTTCAAATGGTgaagtattttatttaa
- the LOC112324966 gene encoding glucosamine 6-phosphate N-acetyltransferase isoform X1, whose translation MLNTVNFLLYLQVCNSLSQPFASNTWTAPTQASTLHHSSMDAEHKFGVRKLEILDKSKGFIELLQQLTICDSVSYKEFEERFQEISSYGDDHLICVIEDVRSGKIIATGSVFIEKKFLRNCGKVGHIEDVVVDSAARGMQLGKKIIEFLTDHAHSMGCYKVILDCSLENKAFYEKCGYKQKEVQMVKYFI comes from the exons ATGTTAAATACAGTAAACTTTTTACTATATCTGCAAGTTTGCAATTCTCTCTCACAACCATTTGCATCAAACACCTGGACTGCACCAACACAAGCTTCAACT TTGCACCACAGCTCAATGGATGCTGAGCACAAGTTTGGAGTCCGGAAACTAGAGATATTAGATAAAAGCAAAGGTTTCATAGAGCTATTGCAACAATTAACCATTTGTGATTCTGTTTCGTATAAGGAGTTTGAAGAGCGTTTTCAAGAGATCAGCTCATATGGTGATGACCATCTTATTTGTGTGATCGAAGATGTTCGTTCTGGGAAGATTATTGCAACTGGGagtgtttttattgaaaagaagTTCTTGAGGAATTGTGGTAAAGTTGGACATATCGAAGATGTTGTGGTTGATTCTGCCGCCCGAGGGATGCAATTaggaaagaaaattattgaGTTTCTTACAGATCATGCTCATTCAATGGGGTGCTATAAGGTGATTCTTGATTGCAGTCTTGAGAACAAAGCATTTTACGAGAAATGTGGTTACAAGCAGAAAGAAGTTCAAATGGTgaagtattttatttaa
- the LOC7461556 gene encoding uncharacterized protein LOC7461556: protein MEMEPASTPEMGKKLWHIVRVIFYMVRKSISKSRIMVDLHLMLKRGNKLAEKAICNLMFHNYHHSSFSCRSNDALSFISPREYEFSCSNSPANFNPFYTHKRKHQLNLFAKSYKYDDVTTAAAVQKMLEMLNNPEVASAVEASPLSLPGFGKSPMVRQLRITDSPFPLKDEGDSQVDKAAEEFIKKFYKDLKLQKTAAAALESPYNGMWGR from the coding sequence ATGGAGATGGAGCCAGCAAGCACACCGGAAATGGGCAAGAAACTATGGCACATAGTACGAGTTATATTCTACATGGTCAGAAAAAGCATATCAAAGAGCAGAATAATGGTTGATCTCCATTTGATGCTAAAACGAGGTAATAAACTAGCAGAAAAAGCCATATGCAACCTCATGTTCCACAACTACCACCACTCTTCTTTCAGTTGCCGCTCCAACGACGCACTTTCCTTCATATCCCCGCGAGAATACGAGTTTAGCTGCAGCAACAGCCCGGCTAATTTCAACCCTTTCTACACCCACAAACGCAAGCACCAACTCAACCTTTTTGCCAAGTCTTACAAGTATGACGATGTCACCACAGCTGCTGCTGTGCAAAAGATGCTTGAAATGTTAAACAATCCTGAGGTAGCCAGCGCCGTTGAAGCATCACCATTGTCGCTGCCAGGATTTGGAAAGAGTCCCATGGTGAGGCAGTTGAGAATAACTGACTCGCCTTTCCCACTAAAAGATGAAGGAGACAGTCAAGTGGACAAGGCAGCTGAGGAATTTATCAAGAAGTTCTACAAGGACTTGAAGCTGCAAAAAACCGCTGCTGCCGCCCTTGAATCACCGTACAATGGCATGTGGGGCAGATAA